In the Leptospira terpstrae serovar Hualin str. LT 11-33 = ATCC 700639 genome, AATCGGGAACCGCGAATTCAATTTAATTGCAAACCCAATCATTACTAGTTCTGGCGAACGATTGGGTAGTGTTGTGGAATGGGCGGATGTAACAGAAGCGAATGCAAATTCAAAAGCCATCGAAAGATCTCAAGCAACCGTAGAATTCAATATGGATGGAAGTATTGTCACTGCGAACGAAAACTTTCTTACTCTTATGAATTATAGTATGAATGAAATCAAAGGGCAAAACCACAGGATCTTTCTCGAAACACAAGAAGCAAATTCAGAAGCCTATCGTCAATTTTGGGCGGCGCTCAATCGTGGAGAATTTCAATCTGCTGAATACAAACGTATTGGTAAAAATGGAAAAGAAGTTTGGATCCAGGCGATTTATACTCCTATTATAGATGCAAACGGAAAACCATACAAAGTCATTAATTTTGCAACAGACATCACAGAAAATAAAAAACAAGTAAGAGAGTTTATTGGTCAAATTGAAGCCATCAATAAGGCTCAAGCAACGATTGAATTCAATATGGATGGAACCATTATCACTGCAAATGATATCTTCTTAAAAACCATGGGCTACGGTTTACAAGAAGTTGCAGGAAAACACCATAGAATGTTTGTGGAACCTGCCATGGTCAATTCGGAAGATTACCGTCAGTTCTGGGCAGGTTTAAACCGAGGTGAATTTCAAACCTCAGAATATAGAAGGATTGGAAAAGGGGGAAAAATTGTATGGCTCCAAGCAACCTACAACCCCATCCTCGACTTAAATGGAAAACCTTACAAAGTCATAAAATTTGCCTCAGATATAACTGAACAAAAGAATGTAGCAATCGAAACGGCTCGAATTGTAGACGATTTAGTCATTGGACTTTCTGCTTTGGAGAATGGAGATTTAACACAACTCATTACCAATGAATATGATGGTGGGTTTGCAAAACTAAGAGATTCCTTTAACAATACCTCTAAAAAACTTGTAGATATCATCAACGACGTAAGAACCAATACAGATGCTCTTGTCAATGCTGCTGACGAAGTGGCGTCCACAGCCAGTACACTTTCACAAGGTGCCAGTGAACAGGCGGCATCTGTAGAAGAAACTTCTGCTTCCTTAGAGGAAATGGGAGCCTCCATTGATCAAAATGCTGAAAATGCAAAACAAACGGATACCATTGCCACTAAATCGGCAAAGGATGCAAAACAAGGTGGAGAAGCCGTAAAAAACACAGTTACAGCAATGAAGGAGATTGCGGACAAAATATCTATCATTGAAGATATCGCATACCAAACCAACTTACTGGCATTAAATGCAGCCATCGAAGCAGCAAGGGCCGGGGAACACGGAAAAGGATTTGCTGTAGTAGCTTCAGAAGTTAGAAAACTGGCAGAACGTTCACAAAAATCTGCTAATGAAATCGGAAGTTTAGCTGGAAGTTCTGTTCAAATTGCTGAATCTGCTGGAAAACTCATTGAAGAAATTGTTCCTGCCATCAATAAAACTGCGGACCTTGTCCAAGAGATAACTGCAGCAAGCCAAGAGCAGTCCTCAGGTGTCAATGAAGTCAATAAAGCAATGGGACAACTGGACCAAGTTTCTCAACAATCGGCAAGTGCTTCGGAAGAATTAGCAGCCATTGCAGAAGAACTCCAAGCCCAAGCAGAAAAACTTCTATCTTCTATTAGTTTTTTCAAACTGGGTAAACAAGCAAACTTCCAATCTGTTGTAGAATCCAAACATACAAAACCAGTAGCAAAACCTACGGGCAGACTACAAACACCGAATGCCAGAAAAGCGGATCCGTCCGATGACAATGGCAAGTTTCAGAAGTATTAAAGAAGGATACCTATATGCAGGAACTCCAATATTTAACTTTTTTAATTTCGGAAGAACTTTTCGGACTCGGAATCTTGTACATCAAAGAGATCATAGAATTTGAATCTGTGACCCATGTTCCGATGATGCCAGAATACATTCCTGGTGTGATTAACCTCAGAGGGAATGTAGTACCAGTCATTGATCTCAATATGAGATTCTACAAAAAGAAAACGGAAACAAATCGTAAAACCTGTATCATCATTACAGAAATCAAGATGGAAAACGAAATCATAGATGTGGGTCTTCTTGTGGATGCGGTCAATGAAGTAGTCGATATTACTCCTGATTCCATTGAAGAACCACCTAGTTTTGGTTCGAAAATCCGATTGGATTTTATCCAAGGTCTTGGAAAATTAGAAAATAAATTTGTGATTATTCTGAAAGTGAACCAAATTCTGGAACTTTCGGAGTTACAAACGATCCAAGAAACATCGTCAAATGTGATGTGATGGATTCACCTAATGAAGTAGTAGATCGTTTTCTAAACCCTGGAGAAATTTTCTTCGGAGGTCCTGAATTTAGGGTCAAAACTTTACTTGGGTCCTGTGTATCTATTGTGTTATGGCATCCCAACCGTCATTTAGGTGGGATGTGTCATTACCTCCTCCCTACCCCGGCAGATCTGCATTCAGAAAAAACTCACAAATATGGAGTCGATGCAGTTGCTTTCTTTTTATCTGAAATGAAAAAACGTAGATCACAGCCAAACGAATATTACGCGAAGGTATTTGGAGGATCCAATATGTTTCTGCATGAAGAACGAGAAATTTTAAAGGATAATTCCTCATTAAACGTTGGAGCTCGCAATGCAGAGTTTGCTAAAAAAATTCTAAAAGAAAATGAAATCAAAATTCTTTCCGAAGACCTTGGTGGAACATTATCAAGGAAAATATATTTTACTGTTTGGGACGGAGAAGTCTGGGTAGAGAAAAAATAGTTTTATGAAAAAAATCAAAGTTTTTGTAATCGATGATTCTGCAGTCGTAAGACAAGTGTTAACTGAAATTTTCAAATCAGATTCCAATTTTGAATTTTTAGGTAGCGCTTCGGATCCTCTATTTGCATTAGATAAAATGAATAATAATTGGCCTGATGTGATTGTCCTGGATATAGAGATGCCAAGAATGGATGGGTTATCGTTTTTAAAAAAAATCATGTCGGAAAGGCCTACTCCCGTTGTGATTTGTTCCACATTAACTACGGAAGGTTCGGATACTGCAATGTTTGCCATGAGTCTTGGTGCTTGTGATATCATTACAAAACCAAAAATCGGATTAAAAGATTTTTTAAATGAAAGCACAATTGAACTCACAGACGCGGTGATGGCAGCTGCCGCAGTATCTTTAAAAGCACTTCCCTCACTATCGAACCAAAAGCAGTTCACAGTAAAACTAGATAAAAAACAAGATATCTCCCAACTACAAGCAACTGAAAAAATTGTTGCGATTGGAACCTCCACTGGGGGAACAATTGCCCTGGAAGAAGTCCTTACTAAACTGCCAAGAGACAAAACACCGGGCATTGTCATTGTCCAACATATGCCTGAAAAGTTTACAGAAACATTTGCCAAACGTTTGGATTCCATTTGTGAAATCAGTGTCAGAGAAGCAAAAGATGGAGACCGAGTGGTTAGAGGATTGGCCCTCATTGCTCCAGGGAATCGCCATATGACTGTGAAACGTTCGGGAGCCCAATACTATGTAGAAATTACAGATGGTCCTCTCGTCAATCGCCACAGACCATCAGTGGACGTCCTATTTCGTTCTGTCGCAAGGCATGTGGGAAAAAATTCGAAAGGAATCATCATGACAGGGATGGGAGATGATGGGGCTTCTGGATTACTGGAAATGAAAGATGCGGGTGCTGATACCATAGCACAAAATGAAGAAACATCTGTTGTGTTTGGAATGCCAAAGGAAGCAATCAAGAGAGGAGGTGTAAACCACATCCTCCCCTTAACTGAAATTTACAAAACGATTGTGGGTTACGGTTAGTTAACCGAGACCCAACTCTTTCGTTACTTTTACTTTTCTTGCCCGAATGTCCTCAGGAGACTCTTCCTTCAAAATTTCATCCGGTTTGATTTTAAAAATGGCTTGAGCTTTCGACACAATCTTTCCATCAGAATCTACCATTAGATTTTTAACAATGGTTCCGCTCACAGGAGCTAGAATTTTGTTAAACATCTTCATTACTTCAATGATGAAGAGAGGTTGTCCCGCTTGGAAATGGTCACCTTCATTGATCAATTGAGGTAGATTTGGTGCTTCTTTAGAATAGAACATTCCACCCATTGGTGCCACAATTTCATCCCCAGACATTTTTGGTGGTGGGTTCAATGTTTTAATGTAGGCATCTCTTGTGTCTTTGTTTTTAAATTCATCCGGAACCACTCCGTCCAAATCAGCATTCACATCCAAACCAAAGAAATTGGATTTGATACCAATTTTTGGAAGGAGTAAAAGAGTCTCAAGACCTGCTTGGAATCCGTTATGGCTTGCAACCGATGCAGACCAAAGTTCATCCGAAATTGTTTTGGAAGGATTTTTACCCTTTGTTAATGCCTCAGACAAATCTTTCCAGGAACTAAGACCTGTGCGATTGGCCAATTCAGAATAGAATGCTTTTGCTTCTGTCAGAAGATTTGCATCATGATCCCAAATTTTTTCGGAGCTCGCTTTCTCTTCTGTCGTATCTAAGTTCAAATAGTAATACAACGAATCCAAAAATTGGATCGGGTTTTCAGAGAAAGTAATGTTACTTCCATTTCTAGTCCAAAGTTTGCCATCGAAGTAACCAAGAAAACCACCCAAAAGGTGTGGGTTCGCAAGAAGTCGCTCTAAAGGACGAATGACAAGAGTCATCTTTTTGTTTAAGATTTTTTTAAGCTCAGGATCTGCTGCTTTTGTTTTTTCGGTCCAAAGATACTCTAAATCTAGATCATTGATGATGGATTGTAAAGCACCGATTCCTGCAAGATAAGAAATCATAAACGCAGTAGATGGTTTGAACATAGCATCCTTACCCAAAATCCATTGGATGAGTCCGTAGTGAACAAGTAAGTTTGTTTCTAAGTTTTGGCCCCTAAGCTCAGTTTTGCGAAGTATGTTTCCTAAAATTTCTAAGTTTTCCGTTCTAGAGTTTCCATAAGAAACAATAAGAGCTACGTTAGAATCATAAGCCCCAGCTAGATTGTAATGAACAAAGGCACCTGTATCCGGGTTACGTGTACAAATTCCTTGGTCATCCCTAATCTCTTCAGGAAGGGAATTGGACCAGTTTTGGATGATTCCACCCGCATGTGGTTGGAGTGCACGGTTTGTTGCATTGATTCGAACTTCCGCTCCCGATACGTTTCTTACAATTCGCTCCGGTTTAGGAACCCTTGGACCATGAATCGAAAGAACAGCCATTGCTTCCACGAGGGAATCAATGTAAAAGAAATCATTTGGATCACTCGGATTGGTGAACTTCATTTTGTACACCATCTCCGTCACACGGTGTTCCACCTGAATCCTTGTGTTTACTTCCATAAAGAAGAAACTATTTCCTTCCACAATACATTCAAAAGTAGAAACTGAATTCAAACGAATGGCTTTTCCAAACACTTCTGCTTGGTTTTCCATATCCTTTAAAGTTTGCACATCTTTGTCGAGAATGGCAGCTTTTTTGGAATTGGAAGAACGAACTAAATCAGCTTCTTTTTGTAGTAACTCAACAGTTTGCGAAATCTCTAAAAGTTTTTGTTCGTGCATTTGTAAGGAACAATCACGTCCACCAAGGGACAAAGACCATTCCCCGTTACCAATCAACTGGATTTCGTTATGGCGAGTGTTTTCAATATTTAACTCAATAAGGAAGTTTCTATTGGAACCAACGGCAGTGACTTTCGATTCTGCAAGGATTTCCATGACCGCTGCATCAATTTCTGATTTTTCACTGATGACACGTTGTCCCTTTCCCCCACCACCACCGATGTATTTGAATCGAACCCGTTTGCCAGGATATTTTTTCCAAATTTCTTCGCAAAGGATCGCAGACTCTTTTTGTAAGTCTGGGATGGAAGTAATGTCTATGGTTTTTTCATAAGAAAGTTGGAGTAAATCTTCTGCATTGTCTTCCAGTGATTTTGAATCATTGAAAGAGAAGGTTAAGTTATTTTCCTTAGCAACTTTCAAAAGTCCGTCTTTGGAATTTCCCGTTTTTCGAAGTAAGGCAAGTGCAGTGATATTATCCACACCTGGGGTTACCGAGACATTGAGACTTCTTGCTAGTTTTTTTGCCTCATCTTTAGCACCAGCACCTTTGGCAACATGGGAACTTGGTCCCATAAAGATAATTCCTGCTTTTTCAATTGCTTCGATGAATTCAGCATCTTCAGCCATAAATCCGTAACCAGCAAAAATATGCGTATAACCATTGTTTTTCGCAATACCAATGATTTGGTGGATTCTTTGTTCTTTTTCTTCTTTGCCTGCTCCCATATAATCAGGAACACGATGGATGTTGTCTGCAAATCGGAAGTTACGAAGCTCCGGGGCAAGTGCCTTTGGATACACAATGGAATCTTTTTCAGAAAGTAATATTCCATATTCTTTTACACCAATGGCATCAAAAACATCCATGGTTTCTTTACGGACAGGACCACGGCAAACAATGAGGCACTTGATCGATTCTACACTAAAAGACCGGATCCATGCGGATTCGGACTCTTGGAACTGAATGCGTTTTAAATTCTTATCTAACATGGAAATTATTCAAACTCCCTTTGAGGACCGGACATTTCCGCCGGTTTGTATTTGGACATCAGGAAACTCAAGTTTTTAGATAACACATTTCTTGTGTAACCTGGCAAAATGATGGAAGAAACTGAACCAAGAGAAAGTGCTTCTTTTGGATTCATCAGTTCTTTTTCGTATCTTTGACCGATTTCAAAAAGTTTGGCATCGCGAACGGAAGCGGCTTCCTTTTCACTCATTCCCTTTTTTACATTGGCCAAAAATTCTTTTTGGATTCCTGTGATTTCATCTTTGTAAACATACTCTTTTCCAGCAGGACCCATTACCGCAATCCTTGCTGTAGGAAGTGCAAACACCATGGATGCTCCCGTAAAATACGAGTTAAATGTTGCATAAGCTCCACCAAACGCATTACGAATGATGAGTGTAAGTCTTGGAGTTCGAAGGTCAATGATGGAATCGAGAAGTTTTCTTCCTTCCAATACGATACCATTGTGTTCTTGGTCACGACCTGGTAAAAATCCTGTTGTGTCTTCAATGAAAACCATAGGAATGTTGTATAAGTTACAGAATCTTACAAAACGAGTTCCTTTGCGAGAAGCTCCGATATCAATCTGACCTGAGGATACTGCTGAGTTATTGGCAAGAAAACCTACCACATGACCACCAATCCTTCCAAAAGCAGTGACGATATTTCTTGCTCTTTGAGGTTGTAATTCAAAAAACTCACCATGATCACAAATTTGTTGTAAATACAATGTGATATCAAATGGAGTGTTCATTCCTGTAGGAGAATTGAAAGTTTTTCTAAAAAGAATATCTTCTTCGTAAATGAATCTGTCCACAGGATCCGATGTAGGATAAAACGGCGCAAAACTATGGTTATTGTCTGGTAAATAAGAAAGAAGTCGGATCGCAGTTCTGAGTGATCCAAGTTCATCGTTCGTGACTAAGTCTACTACACCAGATTGTCCGTGAACTTTTGGTCCACCCAAATCCTCGGCAGAAATATCTTCCCCAAGAACTGACTTTACTACTCCAGGACCTGTGAGACCAAAGAAGGTTCCATCACATTGGATCATAAAAGATCCTTGGCGTGGAAGGTAAGCTCCCCCACCCGCATTAAAACCAAACATTAGCATTACGGAAGGAACTACACCGCTGATCTTTCGGAGTGCCGTAAAGGCTTCCGAATAACCATCAAGTCCACCCACACCCGCAGGCACATAAGCACCGGCAGAGTCGTTCATTCCAATGAGTGGTATCCCGTGAGTTCCTGCCATTTGGATGAGGCGCGCGAGTTTACTACCATTTGTAGCGTCCATTGAACCCGCACGAAGTGTGAAGTCATGTCCGTAAACGGCAACATCCCGACCTTTGATATTTAAAATTCCGGTAACAATGGATGCCCCATCTAAATTGGGACCCCAGTTTTGATATGTGATGTTAGGTTCTTCATCGGTAAGGACTTTGATTCTCTCCCAAACCGTCATACGGCTTTTGGAGTGTTGGACGCGGATTCTATCTTCACCGCCTCCAAGGATAGGTTTCTCAATGAGTTCCTTTCCTAATTTGAGAGCATCATCATAAATTCCGGTTTGCGTATCCGGAGCCTTGGTTTCTTTGAACGGGTTGGTTAGGGAATACTGCTTGGTTTCCATAAGTTTTTTTCCAATGTTTTGTTTAGGATCACTTAGAAAAGTGATTTTTACTTCAGAGCAGAGCTCAAATCAGGATAAATTGTAAATAGCTGCTGCATTCCAATGATATCGAATACTTTCTCTACTGCAGGTTGAAGGCCACAGATGGATATGCTTATTTTTTGTTCTTGGCAAAGACGTAGAGTCGTTACGAGCAATCGAAGTCCGGCAGAAGAAATAAAGGGAACGTCACTCAAATTGAAAATGACCGGTTTCCCTGCGGCACTGACTAGGGCCATCAAATCCTTTTCAATTTTATGTGTGTTGTGAACATCCAAATTGCCTTGGACATGTACAATCATTTTGTCACCAATGGCTTCCGAATGGATTCCAATTTTATCTTCGTTCATACAATAGTTTTCTCCAAATAGGTTATGTTTTGTTTCCCGTTGAAGTCATAGGACACCTTGTCCATCAGAGTCTCCATTAGATAAACGCCAAATCCTCCCTTCCGTTCCCCCTTTAAATTGGCTTCTACGGAAGGTTTAGGAACTTTTTTTCTGTCAAAGGGTTTTCCCTCGTCTATGAGGACAACCTTAAGATTGTCACCAATCAATTCCAACCGACATTCAAAACTTGGATGACTAAGTTCTGTATCCTTGTAGCTGTGCATGACTATATTGGTTGCTGCTTCATCCAAAGATATAAGAACATCATCAAAGGCAAAGGGTTTTGTGATTTTGCCTTCTAAATGTTCAGAAATAAAATCACGAAGTTGCGGAATTGAGTCTGGGTGTGCAGGAAATACTTTCGAAATTTCGTAACTTATTACATCTGCAAATTTTAAAATCATCACCGTAAAGTCATCATATTGTTCTTCTGAACGAGAGAACTCACGAATGTCATCGTAAACGGCTTCTACGATTTTTTGTGAAGATTCAAGCCTTCTTTCAATAATGAATTCTATGAAGCGGTCTAGACCGTATTCTTCCTCTTCAGGATTTTTTTCCTCAATGGCCCCGTCTGTATAAAAGACCAAAATGTCCCCAGGTTCAATCTGAATCTCACCACCTTGGTAGTTGGTTTGGGGAACTACTCCAAGGGGTGCTCCTTTTCCTTTCAAAAGTTCAAAACTACCATCTTTACGAATCCAAATTTGGTCGTTGTGACCGGCAGAGGCAAATTTTAAGGTCCGCGTTCTTCTTTGGTAGTTTACAAGGAAAAGAGTCACAAACATTCCTGACTGGGAATCTTCGTAGATCAGTTGGTTGGCACGAAATAGAAGTTCTGAAGGAGAAAGGTCTGTCGTCCGTGAAAGTGTGCGAATGATAGAACTTGACATTGCCATAAAAATGGCAGCAGGTAAACTTTTACCCGACACATCGGCAACTAAAAAAGAAAACTGGTCTTCTCCAAAGGAATGGAAATCATAAAAATCACCTGACACCTCTTTGGCGGCGACAGACATCACACCTAAGTCAAATAGCGGAGATTGGATGAGCGAGTTAGGAAGAATATTATTTTGAATTTTTCTTGTAATCTCGATTTCCTTTTCAATTGACTTCTTTGTGATGATCTCTTGGTTTAGCCTTAAGTTTTCATAAGCCTTGGCGAGTGGAGAGGAAAGGGTTTTTAACATCCGAAGGTCAGTTTCATTGAAAGAATGTGCCGAAAGTTTTCCGCTTACATAAAGTGCAGCCCTTAAATTTCCACCCCTAGGGGCAATCGGCAAAATGAGAAAGTTTTTCTTTAAAGTATAAAACTCTAATTCCAAAAAGGATTCCTCTAGTTGCGGAGAGACCACTGCCATACGTGGGTTTCCCGACTCCATAAGACTTAAAAAAAGACGACTTTCTGGCATGGGAAAAAAAGACTCACGTACAATCCCGAGTTGCCTTGCATAAACCTGGATTCGGCTTTTGTTTTTTTCTTCAATTATGACCATTCCCGCATCTTCGCATGACAACTCTTTGGTGAGGATACTTAATGTTTTGGACATAAGCCCCAGTTCATCATGGGATTCGAGAACAGCTTGACCCAAATCAAAAATTGATTCTAAAGTACTTAGCTTTTGTTTGAGTTCTAAGTTAGTTTCATTGAGATTTTCGAGTAATCTTGTTTTTTGAATGGCAACAGCACAGGCACTAGAGAAAGACAAAAACGTATCAATATCGTCCTGGCTAAAGTTATTTCGATCGATAGTATTGATGGCTTCTATGACACCGATGACTTCGTCACCAACAATCAAAGGACTTGCTAGGATATTCCGTGTAATGAAATTAGAGGCTTTGTCCACATCTCGGAACACACGATCGTCATTTTGCGCATCGTTAATAATCATTGGTTGTTTTGTGACTGCAACTGTTCCGGCAATCCCTTGTCCCACAGGAACCTTGATTTTGGCCACTTCTTCGCGTTTTTCTCCGGTAACAGTGTGGAAAATCAAAAACTCTTTTTTATCATCTAACAAAAGCAAGGAACTAGCTTCAGTACGAAAAACAGATTTTGCCGATTCCATCACCATCACGAGTACACGTTCCAAATCAACACTGGTATTAATTAGAACTGCAACTCGAATGATTTCCTCTAAAAAATACTGAAGTCTATTATTATTGTTATGAATATTGGCATTGTCGATGAGAAGTAATATGGAAGTAGTAAGGGAATTAAAAAATTGTGGTTCTGATTCTGAAAGGACAGTATCTTTAAAAAGTGCATTGAGGTTAGCACTAAAGTAATTAATTAAATCCAAATCCTGTTCAGAAAAATTTTGGAAGTGTTTGATACCTTCCAGGACTAAAACTCCTAAAGCTAAGTCCCCAATCTCATCCCCCACATAACAAGCAATATAAGACTCTGCAACAGGACCATCGGAATCTTTTAAATGAGAGCCTTTTTTAATAAGGATACTTTTACGGGTTTTAAAAACATGTTTGGCAACCAAACCAGCACTGGATTTGTCACCAATCAATCCGAAACGGCTTAGGTTCCCTCTTTCATTTCGAAAATAGAATGCAGCAGATTTTGCTGAGACAAGTCGTTTTGCTTGACCAAGAATAAAATGGTACAAGTCATCTAATTCAGAAGAAGATGAGAGGTAAAATCCGCCTTCGTTGTTTTTTCGAATGATTGGCGGAAGGAAACTGGGCTTCAATGGTTTAATCTTTGTTAAATTTTAATGATTCTTCTCTTAATCTTCGATTAGCATCTTCCAATGATTTGATTTTGTCGAATGCGGACATGAGTTCATCCCGACTAAGATTGGATACCATGGAGCTTGCTTGTACTGTCTCTTTCGCTTCCCTGAGTTCCACTCTTGAATAATCGATAATTTGTTCATACATTCGTATGATCTCATCTGCGTTTGCTAATTCTTGTTCGTTGAGTCGAAGAACTTTTTCATAGCCTTTGATGATATCCGATTGGATTTTCAATTTTTTAGTCAGTTCTTCTACTGTATCTTGTCCCATAACATCTCTGGTTCCTTAGCCAATTTAGGATTCTGTTGACAAGCAAACGCGGTCACTCACCTTGGATTAGCACAAGGGGACGTAGCTCAGTTGGGAGAGCGTTTGAATGGCATTCAAAAGGTCGGGGGTTCGATTCCCCTCGTCTCCAAAATCCCTCCCGGAATTTCACCGTTCAAAGCCTCCCCTGTCAAATTCTTTTTCATTTGGAGTGGAGATCACTTGATCAATCAGTGACCTTTTCCAATCTATTCCATATTAGATTATGGCTGTTAGAAAAATCCTCAAGATTGGCAATCCCTTACTCCGTCAAACGAGCGAAGACGTAACTGAATCCGAAATCCAAACCAAGGAATTCAAAAAACTGATTCGAGATATGTTTGAAACAATGAGACACGCTGACGGTGTTGGCCTTGCTGCCCCCCAAATTGGTGTTCTTAAAAAACTAGTTGTTGTTGGTCAGGACGATGACAATGAAAGATACCCTGGAACCCCAGAGGTTCCCAATCAAATCATCCTGAATCCAGAGATTACTCCCCTTTCTCCGGCCGGGGAAGGATTTTGGGAAGGTTGTCTTTCTGTTCCTGGAATGCGTGGATATGTAGAAAGACCCGATAAAATTCGAATGAAATGGAGAGATGAAAATTTCCAGGAACATGAAGAAATCATTTCGGGTTATCGTGCGATCGTATTACAACATGAGTGCGACCACCTCTTCGGTGTTCTCTATGTAGATAGACTCAAAAGTACAAAGTTGTTCGGTTATAACGAAGACATTGATACCGCAGGTAAGTTGTTAGATTAATTTTTTTTCTCCTATAGGAGTTATATGGGCACATCCATCGTTCAGTACTTTCTTTCGAAGAGTTTATTCGTAAACCTTCTTACCTTTCTTATCCTACTTGTGGGTGGTTTTACGGCCGCTACAATGAACCGCGAAGCATTCCCGAATATCAACTTTGATATTGTGAGTGTCACCACAGTTTACCCTGGAGCTGCCCCTGCAGATGTGGAAAAATTGGTCACCAAACCTTTGGAAGATGCTATCAAAGAAGTGGATGGGATCAAAGAATTTCGCTCTGCTTCATTGGAAAACCGATCAGGGATTATCGTTACAATTGATCCCAATACAAAAAATACACAAAAAGTAGTCGATGATTTGAAATCGGCCATCGATCGAATCCAAGACATGCCTACCGAGGTTGAGGATCCAATTGTCACAGAAATCACAACGGCAAGACAACCTGTAATTGAAATTCATTTGTCGTCAGCAACGAGAGACGACAAACCTTTGTTAAGTGCAAAAGAGCTCCGAGACAAAGCTAAAATTTTAGAAGAAAAACTCAAAGAACTACCAACGGTAGCAAGGATTACCAAACGCGGATGGCGAGAAAGGGAAATGAAAGTGGACTTAGATCCCGACAAATTAAGAAGCCTTTCTCTATCTTCTACCCAAGTAATCAATGCCCTCCGTCTTAGAAACATCAATTTCCCTGGCGGCAATATCAATGAAAAAACAAGAGAAATCATCGTCCGCACGGTCGGTGAATTTGATACCGCCGAAGAAATAGAAAAT is a window encoding:
- a CDS encoding acyl-CoA carboxylase subunit beta, which gives rise to METKQYSLTNPFKETKAPDTQTGIYDDALKLGKELIEKPILGGGEDRIRVQHSKSRMTVWERIKVLTDEEPNITYQNWGPNLDGASIVTGILNIKGRDVAVYGHDFTLRAGSMDATNGSKLARLIQMAGTHGIPLIGMNDSAGAYVPAGVGGLDGYSEAFTALRKISGVVPSVMLMFGFNAGGGAYLPRQGSFMIQCDGTFFGLTGPGVVKSVLGEDISAEDLGGPKVHGQSGVVDLVTNDELGSLRTAIRLLSYLPDNNHSFAPFYPTSDPVDRFIYEEDILFRKTFNSPTGMNTPFDITLYLQQICDHGEFFELQPQRARNIVTAFGRIGGHVVGFLANNSAVSSGQIDIGASRKGTRFVRFCNLYNIPMVFIEDTTGFLPGRDQEHNGIVLEGRKLLDSIIDLRTPRLTLIIRNAFGGAYATFNSYFTGASMVFALPTARIAVMGPAGKEYVYKDEITGIQKEFLANVKKGMSEKEAASVRDAKLFEIGQRYEKELMNPKEALSLGSVSSIILPGYTRNVLSKNLSFLMSKYKPAEMSGPQREFE
- a CDS encoding STAS domain-containing protein, with the protein product MNEDKIGIHSEAIGDKMIVHVQGNLDVHNTHKIEKDLMALVSAAGKPVIFNLSDVPFISSAGLRLLVTTLRLCQEQKISISICGLQPAVEKVFDIIGMQQLFTIYPDLSSALK
- a CDS encoding SpoIIE family protein phosphatase produces the protein MKPSFLPPIIRKNNEGGFYLSSSSELDDLYHFILGQAKRLVSAKSAAFYFRNERGNLSRFGLIGDKSSAGLVAKHVFKTRKSILIKKGSHLKDSDGPVAESYIACYVGDEIGDLALGVLVLEGIKHFQNFSEQDLDLINYFSANLNALFKDTVLSESEPQFFNSLTTSILLLIDNANIHNNNNRLQYFLEEIIRVAVLINTSVDLERVLVMVMESAKSVFRTEASSLLLLDDKKEFLIFHTVTGEKREEVAKIKVPVGQGIAGTVAVTKQPMIINDAQNDDRVFRDVDKASNFITRNILASPLIVGDEVIGVIEAINTIDRNNFSQDDIDTFLSFSSACAVAIQKTRLLENLNETNLELKQKLSTLESIFDLGQAVLESHDELGLMSKTLSILTKELSCEDAGMVIIEEKNKSRIQVYARQLGIVRESFFPMPESRLFLSLMESGNPRMAVVSPQLEESFLELEFYTLKKNFLILPIAPRGGNLRAALYVSGKLSAHSFNETDLRMLKTLSSPLAKAYENLRLNQEIITKKSIEKEIEITRKIQNNILPNSLIQSPLFDLGVMSVAAKEVSGDFYDFHSFGEDQFSFLVADVSGKSLPAAIFMAMSSSIIRTLSRTTDLSPSELLFRANQLIYEDSQSGMFVTLFLVNYQRRTRTLKFASAGHNDQIWIRKDGSFELLKGKGAPLGVVPQTNYQGGEIQIEPGDILVFYTDGAIEEKNPEEEEYGLDRFIEFIIERRLESSQKIVEAVYDDIREFSRSEEQYDDFTVMILKFADVISYEISKVFPAHPDSIPQLRDFISEHLEGKITKPFAFDDVLISLDEAATNIVMHSYKDTELSHPSFECRLELIGDNLKVVLIDEGKPFDRKKVPKPSVEANLKGERKGGFGVYLMETLMDKVSYDFNGKQNITYLEKTIV
- the def gene encoding peptide deformylase yields the protein MAVRKILKIGNPLLRQTSEDVTESEIQTKEFKKLIRDMFETMRHADGVGLAAPQIGVLKKLVVVGQDDDNERYPGTPEVPNQIILNPEITPLSPAGEGFWEGCLSVPGMRGYVERPDKIRMKWRDENFQEHEEIISGYRAIVLQHECDHLFGVLYVDRLKSTKLFGYNEDIDTAGKLLD